A portion of the Intestinibacillus sp. Marseille-P6563 genome contains these proteins:
- the phnD gene encoding phosphate/phosphite/phosphonate ABC transporter substrate-binding protein, with amino-acid sequence MLKHTKKIAGIGLLTLMTASMLVGCSAESQAADANGPGGEDGVFTIAYAPNESTTESADARNGLAKDLSEALGCEVEEIQASDYNAIIEALRTDMAYMGSQALALGGERTDLEPIVMKAEEGDPEKAIYHSVLITSSSNQEINSIEDIQGKTMAFVDPDSTSGNLVPTAEIIKAFPDEELNSDMLHTNGDFFEAVSFSGSHQAGLQAVIKGDVDVVPISDQILASEIAHGNAKEEDVKIIHELGAIPAEAMVVGEHVSEETREQLTEFLTTYDNEDYFTDVIKVPGARFVACDMSDYEEIIELNQIINEF; translated from the coding sequence ATGCTCAAGCACACCAAAAAAATCGCAGGAATCGGACTTCTTACTTTGATGACAGCATCCATGCTTGTCGGCTGCAGCGCAGAGAGCCAGGCCGCAGATGCCAATGGCCCGGGCGGTGAAGATGGCGTATTCACTATCGCATATGCGCCCAATGAATCGACCACCGAAAGCGCCGATGCACGCAATGGACTGGCCAAGGATTTGAGCGAAGCATTGGGCTGCGAAGTCGAGGAGATCCAGGCGAGCGACTACAATGCCATCATCGAAGCGCTGCGCACCGATATGGCATATATGGGGTCGCAGGCTCTGGCATTGGGGGGTGAGCGTACCGACCTTGAGCCCATCGTCATGAAAGCCGAAGAAGGCGATCCGGAAAAAGCGATTTATCACTCTGTGCTCATCACCAGCAGCAGCAACCAGGAAATCAACTCCATCGAAGATATCCAAGGGAAAACCATGGCTTTTGTGGACCCGGACTCCACTTCGGGCAATCTGGTCCCCACCGCTGAAATCATCAAGGCCTTTCCCGATGAGGAACTGAACTCGGATATGCTGCACACCAACGGGGACTTTTTTGAAGCCGTCAGCTTCTCCGGTTCCCACCAGGCAGGTCTGCAAGCGGTCATCAAGGGCGATGTCGATGTTGTCCCCATTTCCGATCAGATCCTCGCTTCGGAAATTGCGCACGGAAATGCCAAGGAAGAGGATGTGAAGATCATCCATGAATTGGGCGCTATTCCGGCGGAGGCCATGGTTGTTGGCGAGCATGTCAGTGAGGAAACGCGCGAGCAGCTCACCGAGTTCCTGACCACCTATGACAATGAAGACTATTTTACCGATGTCATCAAAGTACCTGGCGCGCGTTTTGTTGCGTGTGATATGAGCGACTATGAGGAAATCATTGAGCTGAACCAAATCATAAACGAATTTTAA
- the phnC gene encoding phosphonate ABC transporter ATP-binding protein — MKPILKFDRVSKQYPNGVQALKEVSLEVTEGEFISVIGPSGSGKSTLLRAINRLIPISGGTVWLDDQAISHQHGRKLRNQRRKIGMIFQNYNLVYSLSVLQNVLHGRLGYMHGLKGVLGLYSEEDKQEALNLLQELGLESFSYQRASDLSGGQKQRVGIARAIMQNPKLLLCDEPIASLDPSSAKTIMELLHDLTQKRNISCIVNLHQLDVALKYSTRIIGLSKGEIVFDGAPAQLTDEVIEKIYGTSRENLMIGGAEHDQTDTADCA; from the coding sequence ATGAAACCCATTTTGAAATTCGACCGGGTATCCAAGCAATATCCCAATGGTGTGCAGGCGCTCAAAGAGGTTTCCCTGGAAGTGACCGAAGGCGAATTTATTTCGGTGATCGGTCCTTCCGGCAGCGGCAAGTCCACCCTTTTGCGGGCGATCAACCGCTTGATTCCTATCAGCGGCGGCACAGTCTGGCTGGATGATCAAGCCATCTCGCATCAGCACGGCCGAAAGCTTCGCAATCAACGCCGAAAAATCGGCATGATCTTTCAAAACTATAACCTGGTATACAGCCTGTCTGTCTTGCAGAATGTTCTGCATGGACGGCTGGGGTATATGCACGGGCTGAAGGGTGTATTGGGCCTGTACAGCGAAGAGGATAAGCAGGAAGCCTTGAATCTACTTCAGGAACTGGGGCTCGAATCCTTCAGCTACCAGCGTGCTTCCGACCTGTCGGGCGGACAAAAGCAGCGTGTCGGCATCGCCCGCGCCATCATGCAGAATCCCAAACTGCTTCTGTGCGACGAACCCATTGCTTCGCTTGACCCTTCCAGTGCCAAAACGATCATGGAACTGCTGCATGATTTGACCCAAAAACGAAATATCTCCTGCATTGTCAATCTGCATCAGCTGGATGTTGCCTTGAAATACTCCACCCGCATCATCGGTCTTTCCAAGGGGGAAATCGTTTTTGACGGGGCTCCTGCGCAGCTGACCGATGAAGTCATTGAAAAAATCTATGGGACATCCCGTGAAAACCTGATGATTGGAGGCGCCGAGCATGACCAGACGGATACCGCTGATTGCGCGTGA
- a CDS encoding glycogen/starch/alpha-glucan phosphorylase: MAKTYSKNGIKQEIVGKLRRHFSREVTEANAKQIYLACAMVIRDELVERMMEAQAKIKENEERQVHYLCMEFLIGRSLRNNAFNLGMQEALEGALADLGYEVADIFEVEDDPGLGNGGLGRLAACYMDSMATLGMAGNGYSIRYENGIFRQKIENGAQIEQPDTWLETGAAWQIPAMDDAREVRIGGAVKTRWEDGRLVVEHTDYTPVIAVPYDMPISGYNTENIARLRLWQAKSPIALDMEAFSRGDYLKAVEKVAMAESISKVLYPEDNHLAGQSLRLKQQYFLVSATIQDICAKHKARYGTLQNFAEKNVLHINDTHPALVIPELMRILMDEEGMSWEMAWNNVSQSVAYTNHTVMPEALECWPTDLVQAHMPRVMMIINEINERYCKELWNYYPGDFDRISKLAIVADGQVRMANLAVVGSFSVNGVSELHSGILREKVFSDLFRVYSTKFCNVTNGIALRRWLCEANPELTELIRSKIGNGFITHPSELQVLSNFGSDPKLLRQLKQIKDHNKQRLAAYIAEHNKIEVNLDSIFDVQVKRLHEYKRQMLNILHVMAMYHQIKKNPSAPLVPRTIIFGSKAAPGYAAAKKTIQLIHSIANMVNHDPDVGDKLKVVFIEDYRVSLAELIMPAAELSEQISLAGKEASGTGNMKFMMNGALTIGTMDGANIEICQAVGPENIFIFGMETPEAEALAASGAYCARDYYNANPVLKDVLDHIRRGFGDHVDYNDVVAGLIDGGPGRTDRFMICKDFESYCLAQERVAQMYQRPENWNYMSLINIANSGRFAADRAVAEYAQNIWRVHTNFAY; this comes from the coding sequence ATGGCAAAAACCTACAGCAAGAATGGAATCAAGCAGGAGATCGTTGGCAAATTGCGCCGTCATTTCAGCCGAGAAGTGACCGAAGCGAATGCCAAGCAGATCTATTTGGCTTGTGCGATGGTCATTCGGGATGAATTGGTGGAACGAATGATGGAAGCACAGGCCAAAATCAAAGAAAATGAAGAACGGCAAGTACACTATTTGTGCATGGAATTTCTGATTGGACGTTCTTTGCGCAACAATGCATTCAATTTAGGGATGCAGGAAGCCTTGGAAGGTGCACTGGCAGACCTGGGTTATGAAGTCGCAGATATTTTTGAAGTGGAAGACGATCCGGGACTGGGGAATGGCGGATTAGGCCGTTTGGCTGCTTGTTATATGGATAGCATGGCGACCTTGGGGATGGCAGGCAACGGCTATTCCATCCGATATGAAAACGGTATTTTCCGTCAGAAGATTGAAAACGGTGCACAAATCGAACAGCCGGATACTTGGCTGGAAACCGGTGCAGCCTGGCAGATTCCTGCGATGGACGATGCCCGCGAGGTGCGGATCGGCGGCGCGGTCAAAACTCGCTGGGAAGATGGCCGCCTGGTGGTCGAACACACCGATTATACACCGGTCATTGCGGTGCCCTATGATATGCCGATTTCGGGTTACAACACCGAAAATATCGCCCGGCTGCGGTTGTGGCAGGCCAAAAGCCCGATTGCGCTGGATATGGAGGCCTTTTCCCGCGGCGATTATCTCAAAGCAGTGGAAAAAGTGGCGATGGCAGAATCGATTTCCAAGGTTCTATATCCGGAAGATAATCATTTGGCAGGGCAGTCGCTGCGGCTCAAGCAGCAGTATTTCCTGGTTTCGGCGACCATTCAGGATATTTGCGCCAAACATAAGGCACGGTATGGTACATTGCAGAACTTTGCAGAAAAGAATGTGCTGCATATCAACGATACCCATCCGGCGCTGGTCATTCCGGAGCTCATGCGTATCCTGATGGACGAAGAAGGTATGAGTTGGGAAATGGCGTGGAATAACGTATCCCAGTCGGTTGCCTATACCAACCATACGGTGATGCCGGAGGCGCTGGAATGCTGGCCCACCGACCTCGTCCAGGCACATATGCCGCGCGTGATGATGATTATCAACGAAATCAATGAGCGGTATTGCAAGGAATTGTGGAATTATTATCCGGGCGATTTTGACCGGATTTCCAAGCTGGCAATTGTAGCTGATGGACAGGTGCGCATGGCCAATCTGGCTGTGGTGGGCTCGTTCTCGGTCAATGGCGTGTCCGAATTGCACTCGGGTATTTTGCGGGAAAAAGTTTTTTCCGATCTTTTCCGGGTGTATTCGACCAAGTTCTGCAATGTGACCAACGGCATTGCGCTGCGTCGCTGGCTGTGTGAAGCCAATCCAGAGCTGACCGAACTGATTCGTTCCAAAATCGGTAATGGATTTATCACCCATCCTTCGGAATTGCAGGTGCTTTCCAACTTTGGTTCGGACCCCAAACTGCTGCGGCAGCTGAAGCAGATCAAAGACCATAACAAACAGCGTTTGGCGGCGTATATCGCCGAGCACAACAAGATTGAAGTCAATCTGGATTCGATTTTCGATGTGCAGGTCAAGCGTCTGCATGAATACAAACGGCAGATGCTCAATATCCTGCACGTGATGGCCATGTACCACCAAATCAAAAAGAATCCCTCCGCGCCGCTTGTGCCCCGTACGATTATTTTTGGTTCCAAGGCAGCGCCTGGCTATGCCGCTGCCAAAAAGACCATTCAGCTCATCCATTCGATTGCCAACATGGTCAACCATGATCCGGATGTAGGCGATAAGCTGAAGGTCGTTTTCATCGAGGATTACCGGGTATCGCTTGCTGAGCTCATCATGCCAGCGGCAGAACTGTCCGAGCAAATCTCGCTGGCGGGCAAGGAAGCATCCGGTACCGGCAACATGAAATTCATGATGAATGGCGCATTGACCATCGGTACCATGGATGGCGCGAATATTGAAATCTGTCAGGCGGTTGGTCCGGAAAATATCTTTATTTTCGGTATGGAAACGCCCGAGGCAGAGGCTTTGGCAGCATCGGGAGCTTACTGTGCGCGCGATTACTACAATGCCAATCCGGTGCTCAAAGATGTGCTCGATCACATTCGTCGTGGTTTTGGTGATCACGTGGATTACAATGATGTGGTAGCAGGCCTGATCGATGGCGGCCCGGGTCGTACCGACCGCTTTATGATCTGCAAGGATTTTGAGTCCTATTGTCTGGCGCAAGAACGTGTGGCACAGATGTACCAGAGGCCGGAGAATTGGAACTATATGTCCCTGATTAACATTGCCAATTCCGGCCGGTTTGCAGCCGATCGCGCAGTGGCTGAATATGCGCAGAATATCTGGCGGGTGCACACCAATTTTGCGTATTGA
- a CDS encoding DeoR/GlpR family DNA-binding transcription regulator translates to MLYTERAELIMQQLQLQSTVKVVELSQLLHVSVDTVRRDLKTMEGQGLIKYVHGGACLPDSFAPFLNFTGREIINSELKREAARKALALIKTGDVIALNSGTTNTILSQELTTFEKEITVVTNNYAAINLLLQNDLIHLIAVGGKMDPLERSTYGTTCENEFGQYYPDIAFLSINAINYPDGFTDFRFNEIGVLQLLAKNAKKVVAVMDSSKLGKCSKRKALDISQVDMVVMDDGVSPEIRKKYSECGIHIQ, encoded by the coding sequence ATGCTATATACTGAACGCGCAGAACTCATCATGCAGCAATTACAGCTGCAATCCACTGTAAAAGTCGTTGAACTCAGTCAACTGCTCCACGTATCGGTGGACACGGTACGCCGCGATCTCAAGACGATGGAGGGCCAGGGACTGATCAAATATGTCCATGGTGGTGCTTGCCTTCCCGATTCTTTCGCGCCCTTTTTAAACTTTACTGGGCGCGAGATTATAAACAGCGAACTAAAGCGGGAAGCGGCACGCAAAGCGCTCGCCTTGATCAAAACGGGCGATGTCATTGCGTTAAATTCCGGTACCACGAACACAATCCTATCCCAGGAACTCACGACTTTTGAAAAAGAAATCACCGTTGTGACCAACAACTATGCCGCAATCAATCTGTTGCTGCAAAATGATTTGATTCACCTGATTGCCGTCGGCGGAAAAATGGACCCTCTGGAGCGTTCCACGTATGGAACCACGTGTGAAAATGAATTCGGTCAGTATTACCCTGACATTGCTTTTCTCTCGATCAATGCCATCAACTATCCAGATGGGTTTACCGATTTCCGTTTCAACGAAATCGGTGTCCTGCAACTGCTGGCAAAAAACGCAAAAAAAGTGGTGGCAGTCATGGATTCCAGTAAACTCGGCAAGTGTTCCAAACGCAAGGCTTTGGACATCTCGCAAGTGGATATGGTCGTAATGGATGACGGTGTTTCACCGGAAATCCGAAAAAAATACAGCGAATGCGGTATTCATATTCAATAA
- a CDS encoding recombinase family protein: MQKEKIKVYTYTRVSTAMQVDGYSLDAQKTKMKAYADYNDYEIVGEYEDAGKSGKSIEGRAQFSQMMEDIQSGKDGVSYVLVFKLSRFGRNAADVLSSLQVMQDFGVNLVCVEDGIDSSKDAGKLMISVLSAVAEIERENIRVQTMEGRIQKAREGRWNGGFAPYGYQLVDGKLVINEEEAEAIRVIYDQYVHTDIGANGIAKYLENHGIRKIPRQNGKNPLFDAHLIRLILKNPVYCGKIAYGRRKMEKVRGTRNEYKLVERDNYLLADGLHEPIVSEEVWQAAQVKLLAQAKKYEHVNRGKDEHVHLLSGIVKCPVCGAGMYGNKSIKHKADGTKYKDFYYYGCKHRSMIRGHKCDYKKQIREELLDDAVAEVIVRLVSNPKFAAMMQEKINMKVDTAAIDQEIANCEKQLRQHYSVKAKLTEEIDSLDPDDRHYVRRKADLDDRLYKMYDKIEDTESLLIAARAKKQAIEAEKLTGDNIYKVLIYFEKLYGVMNEAERRQLIEVLISEIQVYPERQANGQWLKSIKFKLPIIEEDMSISLDNEKQVETIVLLSKKDPSK, translated from the coding sequence ACGAGGACGCGGGAAAGTCCGGCAAGTCTATCGAAGGCCGGGCGCAATTCAGCCAGATGATGGAGGACATCCAATCCGGCAAGGATGGCGTGTCCTATGTTCTGGTGTTCAAATTGTCCCGGTTTGGCAGAAACGCGGCGGACGTGCTCTCTTCCCTTCAGGTTATGCAGGATTTTGGCGTCAATCTGGTTTGTGTGGAAGATGGCATTGATTCTTCCAAGGACGCTGGCAAATTGATGATCTCTGTTCTGTCTGCCGTAGCAGAGATCGAGCGTGAAAACATCCGTGTCCAAACCATGGAGGGCCGCATCCAAAAAGCAAGGGAGGGCCGCTGGAACGGCGGCTTTGCCCCCTATGGGTATCAACTGGTGGATGGGAAATTGGTCATCAACGAGGAAGAGGCAGAGGCCATTCGTGTCATCTACGACCAGTATGTTCACACGGACATTGGCGCAAATGGCATCGCAAAGTATCTGGAGAACCACGGTATCCGCAAGATTCCCCGGCAGAATGGGAAGAATCCCCTGTTTGATGCACACCTGATCCGGCTGATTCTGAAAAATCCTGTGTACTGCGGAAAAATTGCCTATGGCCGCCGCAAGATGGAAAAAGTGCGCGGCACCAGAAATGAGTACAAGTTGGTGGAGCGGGACAACTACCTGTTGGCAGATGGTTTGCACGAACCAATTGTTTCGGAAGAGGTTTGGCAAGCGGCGCAGGTGAAGCTGCTGGCGCAGGCCAAGAAATACGAACACGTCAACCGAGGGAAAGATGAACACGTACATTTGCTCTCCGGTATTGTAAAATGTCCTGTCTGCGGAGCCGGAATGTATGGAAATAAAAGCATCAAGCACAAAGCGGACGGCACCAAGTACAAGGATTTTTACTACTACGGTTGCAAGCACCGCTCCATGATACGTGGGCATAAGTGCGATTACAAAAAGCAGATTCGGGAAGAACTGCTGGACGATGCCGTGGCGGAAGTCATTGTAAGGCTGGTGAGCAATCCAAAGTTTGCGGCTATGATGCAGGAAAAAATCAACATGAAAGTGGATACCGCCGCCATTGACCAGGAGATTGCCAATTGCGAGAAGCAGCTGCGCCAGCATTATTCCGTCAAGGCGAAGCTGACGGAGGAGATTGATTCTCTCGACCCGGACGACCGGCACTATGTCCGGCGCAAGGCAGACCTTGATGATCGGCTCTACAAGATGTATGATAAGATTGAAGATACGGAATCTCTGCTGATCGCAGCCAGAGCCAAAAAGCAGGCCATTGAAGCGGAAAAGCTGACCGGCGACAATATCTATAAAGTGCTGATTTATTTTGAAAAACTGTACGGCGTGATGAATGAGGCGGAGCGGCGGCAGTTGATCGAGGTGTTGATCTCTGAAATTCAGGTTTACCCGGAACGCCAAGCCAATGGACAGTGGTTAAAATCCATCAAATTTAAGCTGCCGATCATTGAGGAAGATATGAGTATCAGTTTGGACAATGAAAAACAAGTCGAGACGATTGTCCTGCTTTCCAAGAAAGACCCCAGCAAATAA
- a CDS encoding PhnE/PtxC family ABC transporter permease yields the protein MTRRIPLIARDVKRLYTGFLIAAVILFAVCSVLTNFSLLELIANGDAFWEFITEDFLPPALPKSSRIPGILSSVLVTLALAMSATTVAAILAFFVSLFGSEKVSPFPKAAKFVRGFATFLRNIPALVWAFILFSSLGIGTGVGFVALCITSFAFMVRAFVEVMEDVSQDCVESLQAVGATFPQRVSQAILPSCLSGFLSWFLYCVEINIRASTIVGMVGGGGVGLTLFSYIKGFQYDIALSIILLIAVMVIAVDQITGKLRKELLK from the coding sequence ATGACCAGACGGATACCGCTGATTGCGCGTGATGTAAAGCGGCTTTATACCGGATTTTTGATTGCAGCGGTCATCCTGTTTGCGGTATGCAGTGTTCTGACCAACTTCAGTCTTTTAGAACTCATCGCAAACGGGGATGCCTTTTGGGAATTTATCACCGAGGATTTTCTCCCTCCCGCCTTGCCGAAATCCAGCCGAATCCCCGGGATTTTGTCCAGCGTTTTGGTCACGTTGGCTTTGGCCATGTCCGCAACCACCGTTGCCGCTATTTTAGCATTCTTTGTCTCGTTATTCGGCAGTGAAAAGGTCTCTCCTTTTCCCAAGGCAGCCAAATTTGTTCGCGGATTTGCTACCTTTCTGCGCAACATTCCTGCACTCGTCTGGGCTTTCATCCTCTTTTCTTCCCTGGGTATCGGCACAGGCGTTGGCTTTGTCGCGTTATGTATCACCAGCTTTGCCTTCATGGTACGCGCTTTTGTGGAGGTCATGGAGGATGTATCCCAGGACTGCGTGGAAAGCCTGCAAGCAGTTGGCGCAACCTTTCCGCAGCGTGTTTCCCAGGCCATTCTTCCCTCCTGCTTAAGCGGGTTTCTGTCCTGGTTCCTCTATTGCGTGGAAATCAATATCCGCGCTTCCACGATCGTCGGCATGGTAGGCGGCGGCGGTGTTGGACTGACTCTGTTTTCTTACATCAAAGGCTTTCAATACGACATTGCGCTGAGCATTATTCTGTTGATTGCCGTGATGGTGATTGCTGTCGATCAGATTACCGGTAAACTTCGGAAGGAGTTATTAAAATGA
- the phnX gene encoding phosphonoacetaldehyde hydrolase, producing MNDSNQIQMVVFDWAGTTVDYASSAPSTVFDRVFTSVGIKLTKEEINRPMGMEKKAHIRELLSSESGNRQWLAVHQRPWTEDDVENLYQTFEKTLYQIVAEYSEPLPCVVEAVAKLRKKGLKIGSTTGYTSQMMEQVIPAAKAKGYEADCVITPDITHASRPTPFMLFECMRRLNVYPPCTVVKVGDTVVDMQEGKNAGAWSIGILNGSNLLGLSQEEYNDMDAEELKQRKLKTTEMYRQAGADLVIDSIWDLLPAIEELNHRMKRMKEA from the coding sequence ATGAACGATTCAAATCAGATTCAGATGGTTGTATTCGACTGGGCTGGCACAACGGTAGATTATGCATCCAGCGCACCCAGCACCGTTTTTGATCGTGTATTTACCTCGGTCGGTATCAAGCTGACAAAAGAAGAAATCAACCGCCCGATGGGTATGGAGAAAAAAGCGCACATCCGTGAACTGCTGTCCTCCGAATCCGGAAACAGACAATGGCTCGCCGTACATCAGCGTCCCTGGACCGAAGACGATGTCGAAAATCTGTACCAGACGTTTGAGAAAACACTGTATCAGATTGTGGCAGAATACAGCGAACCGCTCCCCTGCGTCGTAGAAGCCGTGGCAAAATTACGAAAAAAAGGGTTGAAGATCGGTTCCACTACCGGCTACACCTCGCAAATGATGGAACAAGTCATTCCAGCAGCCAAGGCAAAGGGCTATGAAGCGGATTGCGTCATCACCCCTGACATCACGCATGCCAGCCGCCCCACGCCGTTTATGCTTTTTGAGTGCATGCGGCGCCTGAATGTCTATCCGCCCTGCACGGTTGTAAAAGTAGGCGATACGGTCGTTGACATGCAGGAAGGGAAAAATGCCGGCGCGTGGAGCATCGGCATCCTGAACGGCTCCAATCTGTTGGGGCTGTCGCAGGAAGAATACAATGACATGGATGCTGAAGAGCTCAAGCAGCGCAAGCTCAAAACCACAGAAATGTATCGGCAAGCCGGTGCAGACCTTGTCATCGATTCCATTTGGGACCTCCTCCCTGCCATTGAAGAACTCAATCACCGCATGAAACGTATGAAGGAAGCTTGA
- a CDS encoding phosphonoacetaldehyde reductase, translating to MNHYYNPVRTIQGAGSLHTLPETLEQMHLTNRRVLILAWSETVFAHPVFAKLDAFQLQTSVFTASNPTIEQLFETYQATRSFSPDAVVAIGGGSIMDVGKSLCCLYQTDLSDAEELRTYIQAGRFGTPKVRWIGVPTTSGTGSEVTCWATIWNPSKDAKRSIENQANYAYAALVDPELTANMPLKLAVSSALDATAHAVEAFWAKHTNTVSRALALQAIRTIMGHMEDLLCGKPEAHEAMAQGSMLAGLAFSNTKTTACHSISYPLTMHYHIPHGAAVSMLLAPVLELNAPCVDGLESLLAALGVSDAAMLQQRIRSFLQRSGQPDTLRGWGVAWEDCSSLAKLGMTKGRADNNPVEITAENIQGILESIY from the coding sequence ATGAACCATTATTATAATCCAGTCCGCACGATTCAGGGCGCAGGCAGTTTGCACACTTTGCCGGAGACCTTGGAGCAAATGCACCTTACAAATCGCCGTGTCCTCATTCTGGCATGGAGCGAAACCGTCTTTGCACATCCAGTGTTTGCAAAGCTTGATGCGTTCCAGCTGCAAACCTCTGTATTTACAGCTTCCAACCCTACCATCGAGCAGTTATTTGAAACCTATCAGGCGACCCGCTCGTTTTCTCCCGACGCGGTTGTTGCGATTGGTGGCGGCAGCATCATGGATGTGGGAAAGTCGCTGTGCTGTCTGTACCAAACCGACCTTTCTGACGCAGAAGAGCTGCGGACCTATATTCAAGCTGGTCGCTTTGGAACCCCCAAGGTACGCTGGATCGGCGTCCCGACCACATCCGGCACCGGCAGCGAAGTCACCTGCTGGGCCACCATTTGGAACCCCAGCAAAGATGCCAAGCGGTCGATTGAAAATCAGGCAAACTATGCTTATGCCGCCTTGGTTGACCCGGAGCTTACCGCCAATATGCCGCTGAAATTGGCCGTTTCTTCGGCGCTGGACGCCACTGCCCATGCGGTCGAGGCGTTTTGGGCCAAGCATACCAATACGGTTTCGCGTGCCCTGGCACTTCAAGCCATCCGTACGATTATGGGGCATATGGAAGATCTGCTCTGCGGAAAACCGGAGGCGCACGAGGCGATGGCTCAGGGCAGCATGCTTGCCGGTTTGGCGTTCAGCAACACCAAAACCACTGCATGCCACTCCATCTCTTACCCGCTGACCATGCACTATCACATCCCGCACGGCGCTGCGGTCAGCATGCTGCTGGCCCCTGTTCTGGAACTGAATGCGCCCTGTGTGGATGGTCTCGAGTCCTTGCTGGCTGCATTGGGCGTTTCCGATGCCGCAATGCTCCAGCAGCGCATTCGCAGCTTCCTCCAACGCTCGGGGCAGCCGGATACTTTGCGTGGCTGGGGCGTTGCCTGGGAAGATTGCTCCTCGCTCGCGAAATTGGGGATGACCAAGGGCCGGGCAGACAACAATCCGGTCGAAATCACCGCCGAGAACATTCAAGGGATTTTGGAATCGATTTATTAA
- a CDS encoding PhnE/PtxC family ABC transporter permease yields the protein MNSNEITLNAERNPVQMKKRARIPVKCKQRNPFIPAFLVTVAALSILSLLYLNIDWWKMASRLPDVGMVFWDLAHLDFTEISLVGSSLIETISIAVLSLLYSLILGILFGMLAARNVFRILALSAIMQSFFTFLRAVPTPVWVLLMLVCLGMGPEAGVAGLCVHTTAFFTKSFAQSFESIPEETIEALEATGTSRLSIFTNAILPAALSQIVAWVGMRLETNFSECAILGMVGAGGIGYVISTSLQGYDYGTAGVAILLVFLVAYGIERIFVQIKKKFS from the coding sequence ATGAATTCCAATGAAATTACTTTGAATGCCGAACGAAATCCCGTGCAAATGAAAAAACGGGCCCGCATCCCGGTCAAATGCAAACAGCGGAATCCGTTTATTCCCGCTTTTTTGGTGACGGTTGCAGCCCTATCGATTTTGAGCCTGCTCTATCTGAATATTGACTGGTGGAAAATGGCCTCCCGCCTTCCCGATGTGGGCATGGTGTTCTGGGATTTGGCACATCTCGATTTCACCGAAATCAGTTTGGTCGGCTCTTCCCTGATCGAAACGATTTCCATTGCCGTGCTCTCCCTGCTGTACAGCCTGATTTTGGGCATCCTGTTTGGGATGCTGGCCGCACGGAATGTCTTCCGCATTCTGGCGCTGTCGGCCATCATGCAATCCTTTTTCACCTTTTTACGAGCTGTGCCCACCCCGGTATGGGTGCTGCTCATGCTGGTATGTCTGGGCATGGGACCGGAAGCCGGTGTTGCCGGACTTTGTGTCCACACCACCGCGTTTTTCACAAAATCGTTTGCTCAGAGCTTTGAAAGTATCCCTGAGGAAACCATCGAAGCTTTGGAAGCAACCGGCACCAGCCGTCTGAGCATCTTTACCAATGCGATTTTGCCCGCAGCCCTGTCGCAAATCGTGGCATGGGTTGGCATGCGTCTGGAAACCAACTTTTCGGAATGTGCCATCCTTGGTATGGTCGGTGCCGGCGGCATTGGCTATGTAATCTCCACCAGTTTGCAAGGCTACGATTACGGTACGGCCGGCGTGGCAATCTTGCTTGTGTTCCTGGTTGCCTACGGCATTGAAAGAATCTTTGTCCAAATCAAGAAAAAGTTCTCCTAA